One Tenebrio molitor chromosome 2, icTenMoli1.1, whole genome shotgun sequence genomic region harbors:
- the tou gene encoding bromodomain adjacent to zinc finger domain protein 2B isoform X14 produces the protein MASHLAAQDYLARLQATGLNFPSLASPADLQYASLGLPPHSSSHHKSSKNSKGASSTSLSKSKDKLPSPSPLPKLDGRLDHPTVKANSSMSNSKSSGKYSSSSGVSGLTIQPSMKLPNSSEKKTKVNDINYLKPMDKKTTASVSSSVKVSSSSSPSIFTSPLSLASNYDKSVANTLSTQSSSDSISGSSLPSSSILSAALEGNSDPNSILGGVRLPPDTEIIKYTSSIVGPKIPGTTNRGRKKTISLDPPSVSVHPSHSSTGMLIERSNKRPKLSDQQDVNSPPASANDRVEVIKLPATNGSPSGISVPSFNSGSEPAGDTPLNLSLKPSTSTNNTTSSSLNSLCNMSANIGVDRICELLDGVQRVGVSNCVAARRKPGPKPRRVIPSGSQMPPGAPSASLAQLFATADSPRPPSRNEGSDGGSSTSSTSTTTAPTTACTTVPSMSIANHKEGRPRNLGRGVSKPKKNTVASLLAQSRALGELLGIKPMPILDPNASMNQQMNLLKSNILAAQQYISEAGGDEKALNKFLQEKFRGTLSDSSTVDASTDSDNLTDSNHTDSEMEIEVATKKQKQYDERALRVPLEKGWKRETIIRGLTKSGGIKGDVIYVAPDSANKFKQMSDVTQYLEYQKSTDLTKENFTFSCRVILGDYLQPVPPEMATEGEYIYLTEEDVSRRLDELKTAMRTSLPVEQRIEMARKQQAARAAARMDREHARLAKEIERSERQEAARRDREARSQQLLEGRKRLAFTLEQKIQIISEIEGGKTKSDVSRELGLASSTVATIWKNRDNILSAYSSENLGRSHSPNNNDLFIPDIAMAKRKRQEELEKHRHEEQQRKQQEREFKRQQAAILKEQMYIQEISKQREMLYTVELERERRRQHMALVKALENRRKLEERERKKQQLLAEKQANKEKKMEQRKMEMEILAELRKPCEDLELDQKPLPEYDRIPGLKLPGSAFADVLMVFEFLHNFGETLGFDMESLPTLDSLQQALMPNEHSSEAEEELFSVMTHLLVCAIEDPGIPNPARHTTILGQSLRQADITHANLSEILRIYLYANATGEVKALTGVHFERDREKRVADHHQNDNEMQQTSVGKNSQYYELLHENATWKMSDMLKDKPFMALSPTCKAEILAFLCNELLQNKAVIRQVESSLESVAQQKKEKWLLDTKIRKLRMLHSRKVRSEAVEKAQTKADGDSESTVDSPSLHKDDLLDDEENEMSENESVGTQPEEEEDNKLSGEELGKKLEKLVKTSEIQLQTLNSSAHQLRATCFGQDRYWRRYWCLSKAGGIFVEAMESAEPDVLLEQMQYDQSRETINSLNDINNLINKVGNINDSNVDKEVSNIVGNNELHKDVEKSPVKETDDNENEHRKTPNRLGVFENGEILDKSERNLAELRKSVDDIVQNLERNIEIEKENKLKQESQDNKLSNHVDDEEIKVKTEAHDTESIRNKTFNLFEKLGQCMERENKSEEDLKAEVKAEVKEELKNEILNELKCEIKVENKNESKSEDEKSAESEHKWFSILNKEGTCDGVYLTAGNRWDNGVGACTRDNLTELKIPVFPPPGSNSSSNYHSLCDSPAPLQMTAEESAQLEHIKKHGMPKSCARKSVPEDKRYGWWRVSDPDQLKEILDNLHVRGARERELKRNIVSIMQTMYERQGKFYIEEGQKDLTELVLEGIESVKFMEGGAPYPDEVGSWSQAIAHRVDLFLLEQVEALEDKVASASMQIKGWKIPSRDTPEIPPNEVVPMVRERLASLEVNIERRYLKPPLGVKPSCINISSTGEQNLAAIAQETSGGSGTVSNQPLPDPNEIPKGLAVWREALNRSQTSAQLAMCLYSLESSIAWDKSIMKAVSSSHVFNKLRARKYNSKLSNCQFCHSGDNEDKLLLCDGCDKGYHTYCFKPKMENIPEGDWYCHECMNKATGERNCIVCGKKSSTTGTRLILCELCPRAYHTDCIHPVLHKVPRGKWYCSKCISKKPQKKTMRKNHAKSAKDSELSDHPPSSPAPSHSSVTTNEDQATTNCNQSDVSNSSLGNAGSPSTQSSKKDRVSKKLLKELAPCKAILEDLECHDDAWPFLLPVNTKQFPTYKKIIKTPMDLSTIKKKLYDVSYKSKDEFCLDVRQIFNNCEVFNEDDSPVGKAGHCMRQFFEARWNELCISNS, from the exons ATGGCGTCCCATCTGGCGGCACAGGATTACCTGGCGCGTCTTCAAGCTACAGGTTTGAACTTTCCATCGCTGGCCAGCCCAGCCGACCTGCAATACGCTTCCTTGGGCCTACCTCCTCATTCTTCGTCTCATCACAAGTCGTCTAAGAATTCCAAAGGAGCCTCGTCGACGTCTCTCTCGAAATCCAAGGACAAGCTACCATCCCCGTCGCCTCTTCCCAAGCTGGATGGACGCCTCGACCATCCTACTGTCAAGGCGAACTCGTCCATGTCCAACTCCAAATCGTCAGGGAAGTACTCATCGTCGTCGGGAGTGTCAGGCCTCACCATCCAGCCTAGCATGAAATTGCCGAACAGCAGCGAAAAAAAGACGAAAGTGAACGACATAAATTATCTCAAACCCATGGACAAGAAGACGACGGCGAGTGTAAGTTCAAGTGTGAAAgtgtcgtcgtcgtcgtcgccTAGTATTTTCACCAGCCCGTTGAGCTTGGCCAGTAATTATGACAAAAGTGTTGCAAATACGCTTAGTACTCAGAGTTCCAGTGATAGTATTAGTGGCAGCAGTTTGCCTTCCAGCAGCATTTTAAG CGCCGCGTTAGAGGGAAACAG TGATCCCAATTCGATACTTGGTGGCGTTCGTTTGCCTCCCGACACCGAGATTATTAAATATACCTCATCCATCGTTGGGCCTAAGATACCGGGGACGACGAACAGAGGTCGGAAAAAGACCATATCTCTGGACCCGCCGTCGGTTAGCGTGCATCCATCCCATTCCAGCACAGGAATGCTGATCGAACGAAGCAACAAACGTCCAAAACTAAGC GATCAGCAAGACGTTAATTCGCCGCCGGCCTCGGCGAACGACAGGGTGGAAGTGATAAAATTGCCGGCGACCAACGGGAGTCCATCTGGAATTTCCGTTCCTTCGTTCAACAGCGGCAGCGAGCCCGCCGGAGACACTCCGCTGAACTTGTCGCTGAAACCGAGCACTTCGACCAACAACACCACAAGCTCCTCGCTGAACTCGTTGTGCAACATGTCCGCCAACATCGGCGTGGACAGGATATGTGAGTTGCTCGATGGGGTCCAAAGGGTCGGAGTGAGCAACTGTGTTGCAGCTCGAAGGAAGCCGGGGCCGAAACCTCGACGGGTGATTCCTTCGGGTTCGCAAATGCCTCCGGGAGCCCCGAGCGCCTCGTTGGCTCAGCTGTTCGCGACCGCCGACTCTCCGAGACCGCCTAGTCGTAACGAAGGCTCGGACGGCGGCAGCTCGACCTCCTCGACGAGCACCACGACGGCACCGACGACGGCCTGCACGACAGTGCCGTCGATGTCGATCGCGAACCACAAAGAAGGTAGACCAAGAAATCTCGGTAGAGGTGTTAGTAAACCTAAAAAGAATACAGTAGCTTCGCTGTTGGCGCAAAGTAGGGCGTTAG GTGAGCTTTTAGGTATTAAACCTATGCCTATTTTGGACCCCAACGCTTCAATGAATCAACAGATGAATCTTTTGAAGTCGAATATATTGGCTGCACAGCAGTATATTTCTGAAGCAGGTGGTGACGAAAaagctttaaataaatttttgcagGAAAAATTCAGGGGTACTTTAAGTGATTCTAGTACTGTTGATGCCTCCACTGATTCTGATAACCTTACTGATTCTAATCACACAGATTCAGAAATGGAGATTGAAGTCGCCACCAAGAAGCAGAAACAGTACGACGAACGAGCCCTCAGAGTGCCCCTGGAAAAAG GGTGGAAGCGGGAGACCATCATTCGAGGGCTGACGAAAAGCGGCGGCATCAAGGGCGACGTCATTTATGTTGCACCTGATTCTgcgaataaatttaaacaaatgtcagACGTCACACAG taCCTGGAATACCAAAAGAGCACGGACTTGACGAAGGAAAATTTCACCTTCAGTTGCCGCGTTATTTTGGGAGACTACCTGCAGCCAGTACCTCCAGAGATGGCAACGGAAGGAGAGTACATTTATCTTACAGAAGAAGACGTCAGTAGAAG ATTAGACGAACTGAAAACTGCGATGCGAACAAGTCTGCCCGTCGAACAACGAATAGAAATGGCGCGAAAACAACAAGCGGCGCGGGCTGCCGCAAGAATGGACCGCGAACATGCTCGCTTGGCCAAAGAAATCGAGAGGTCGGAACGGCAAGAGGCTGCCAGAAGAGATCGCGAAGCGAGGTCTCAGCAGTTGCTGGAG ggTCGAAAGCGGCTAGCGTTCACGCTCGAACAGAAAATACAGATAATATCGGAAATTGAAGGTGGGAAAACGAAATCGGACGTGTCTCGGGAGCTCGGTTTGGCTAGTTCGACTGTAGCGACCATATGGAAGAACCGTGATAATATACTAAGCGCCTATAGCTCTGAAAACTTGGGACGCAGTCACAGTCCCAATAATAACGATTTGTTCATTCCCGATATTGCGATG GCTAAGAGAAAACGCCAGGAGGAACTCGAAAAGCACAGACACGAAGAACAGCAACGAAAACAACAG GAGAGAGAATTCAAAAGACAGCAAGCGGCCATATTGAAAGAACAG ATGTACATACAGGAGATCAGTAAACAGCGAGAAATGCTCTACACTGTTGAGTTG GAGAGGGAAAGGCGCCGCCAACATATGGCCCTTGTTAAAGCGCTTGAAAACCGGCGAAAACTCGAGGAACGGGAGAGGAAGAAGCAGCAGCTGCTCGCTGAGAAACAAGCCAACAAAGAGAAGAAAATGGAACAGAGAAAAATGGAAATGGAAATTCTCGCCGAGCTGAGGAAACCGTGTGAAGACCTGGAACTCGACCAGAAACCTCTGCCCGAGTACGACAGAATTCCCGGTCTGAAATTGCCAGGCAGCGCTTTCGCGGATGTCTTGATGGTGTTCGAATTCTTACACAACTTCGGCGAGACTCTGGGTTTCGACATGGAGTCGTTGCCGACGTTAGATTCGCTCCAGCAAGCTCTGATGCCTAACGAACACTCTTCGGAAGCCGAAGAAGAACTGTTTTCTGTGATGACACATTTACTAGTCTGCGCCATCGAGGATCCGGGAATACCGAATCCGGCAAGGCACACAACCATTCTGGGACAGAGTCTCAGACAGGCCGACATAACTCACGCTAATTTGTCGGAGATCTTGAGGATTTATTTGTACGCGAACGCCACCGGCGAGGTCAAGGCTCTCACGGGAGTGCACTTCGAAAGGGACAGGGAGAAGAGGGTGGCCGACCACCACCAGAACGACAACGAAATGCAGCAAACTTCCGTAGGGAAAAACTCACAGTATTATGAGCTTCTGCACGAGAATGCCACTTGGAAAATGTCCGACATGTTGAAAGACAAACCGTTTATGGCTCTCTCGCCGACGTGTAAAGCTGAAATTTTGGCCTTCTTGTGTAACGAGCTCTTGCAAAACAAGGCTGTTATCAGACAAGTCGAAAGCTCTCTCGAAAGCGTAGCGCAACAAAAGAAGGAGAAGTGGTTGCTGGATACGAAAATTAGAAA GTTGAGAATGTTGCACAGTAGAAAAGTTCGGTCGGAAGCTGTGGAAAAAGCTCAAACTAAAGCTGACGGAGATAGTGAGAGCACCGTTGATTCGCCGTCTTTGCATAAAGATGATCTCTTGGATGATGAAGAAAACGAAATGAGCGAGAACGAAAGCGTGGGAACTCAGCCTGAAGAG GAGGAAGACAACAAGTTGTCAGGTGAAGAACTGGGAAAGAAATTGGAGAAGTTGGTAAAAACGTCGGAGATCCAGTTACAGACCTTGAATTCCTCAGCTCATCAGCTCCGGGCGACTTGTTTCGGACAAGATCGCTACTGGAGACGTTACTGGTGTCTCTCCAAGGCCGGTGGGATCTTCGTCGAGGCGATGGAATCCGCAGAACCCGACGTTTTGCTCGAGCAGATGCAGTATGATCAATCGAGGGAGACCATCAACAGTTTAAATGACATTAACAATCTCATCAACAAAGTCGGTAATATCAACGACAGCAACGTCGATAAAGAAGTAAGCAATATTGTCGGTAACAACGAATTGCACAAGGACGTCGAAAAGAGTCCGGTAAAAGAAACTGACGACAATGAGAACGAACACAGAAAGACTCCCAACCGATTAGGGGTGTTCGAAAACGGTGAAATTTTAGACAAGAGCGAACGAAATTTGGCCGAACTGAGAAAGAGCGTGGACGACATAGTACAAAATTTAGAACGAAACAtagaaatagaaaaagaaaataagctAAAACAAGAATCTCAAGACAATAAATTAAGCAATCACGTCGACGACGAAGAGATTAAAGTGAAAACCGAAGCGCACGATACGGAATCTATTCGCAATAAAACGTTTAATTTGTTCGAAAAGCTGGGACAGTGCATGGAACGCGAGAACAAATCCGAGGAAGATTTGAAAGCAGAGGTGAAGGCTGAAGTTAAGGAGGAGTTGAAGAACGAGATCTTGAACGAGCTGAAGTGCGAGATAAAAGTGGAGAACAAGAACGAGAGTAAGAGCGAAGACGAGAAGTCAGCCGAAAGTGAGCATAAATGGTTCagtattttaaataaagagGGCACTTGCGACGGTGTTTATTTGACAGCTGGAAATCGCTGGGATAACGGAGTCGGAGCGTGCACCCGAGATAATCTCACCGAGTTGAAGATTCCCGTTTTCCCTCCGCCAGGTTCAAATTCCTCGTCGAATTATCACAGCTTGTGTGACAGTCCCGCTCCTTTACAAATGACAGCCGAAGAAAGCGCTCAACTCGAACACATCAAGAAACACGGCATGCCCAAGTCTTGCGCCAGAAAATCCGTACCGGAGGACAAGAGGTACGGTTGGTGGAGGGTGTCCGACCCCGACCAGTTGAAAGAAATCCTGGATAATTTGCACGTGAGGGGCGCACGAGAAAGGGAACTCAAAAGGAACATCGTAAGCATCATGCAGACCATGTACGAGAGACAGGGTAAATTCTACATCGAGGAGGGCCAGAAGGACTTAACCGAACTGGTGCTCGAGGGAATCGAGAGTGTTAAGTTTATGGAAGGTGGAGCTCCGTACCCGGACGAAGTGGGATCGTGGAGTCAAGCCATAGCTCACAGGGTCGACCTGTTTTTGTTGGAACAA GTGGAAGCGTTGGAAGATAAGGTGGCCAGTGCCAGCATGCAGATCAAGGGATGGAAGATTCCGAGCAGAGACACGCCAGAAATCCCCCCGAACGAGGTCGTCCCGATGGTGCGCGAGCGTCTGGCATCGCTCGAGGTGAACATCGAGCGCCGCTATTTGAAGCCTCCGTTGGGTGTGAA GCCTTCGTGCATCAACATTTCCAGTACCGGAGAGCAAAACCTGGCGGCCATCGCCCAGGAAACCTCCGGAGGAAGTGGTACGGTATCGAACCAACCGCTTCCCGATCCCAACGAAATACCCAAGGGTCTGGCCGTATGGAGGGAGGCCCTTAACAGATCTCAAACGTCCGCCCAATTGGCCATGTGTCTGTACTCGTTGGAATCTTCCATCGCTTGGGACAAGAGTATCATGAAAGCTGTGAGCTCCTCTCATGTCTTTAATAAACTGAGAGCCCGCAAATATAACAGCAAGCTCAGT AACTGCCAATTTTGCCATAGTGGTGACAACGAAGACAAGCTTTTATTGTGTGATGGTTGCGACAAAGGCTATCACACCTACTGTTTTAAGCCTAAGATGGAAAATATTCCGGAAGGTGACTG GTATTGCCACGAATGCATGAACAAAGCAACAGGCGAGCGAAATTGCATAGTTTGCGGCAAAAAGTCGTCGACAACGGGCACTCGACTAATACTTTGCGAGTTGTGCCCTCGCGCTTACCACACAGACTGCATCCATCCTGTCCTACATAAAGTTCCTCGGGGCAAGTGGTACTGTTCCAAATGCATATCGAAAAAACCTCAAAAGAAGACGATGCGTAAAAATCACGCAAAGTCTGCCAAGGACAGCGAACTGTCCGACCATCCCCCTTCTAG TCCCGCACCGTCTCATAGTTCTGTAACGACAAATGAAGATCAGGCAACAACGAATTGCAATCAAAGTGATGTTTCTAACTCGAGTCTAGGCAATGCAGGCTCTCCGTCCACGCAAAGTTCCAAGAAAGATCGCGTATCGAAAAAGTTACTTAAAGAACTCGCACCTTGCAAAGCGATTTTGGAAGATCTCGAATGTCACGATGACGCATGGCCGTTTTTGCTTCCAGTGAACACGAAGCAGTTTCCCACGTACAAGAAGATCATCAAAACTCCAATGGATTTGTCGACGATTAAGAAGAAATTGTACGACGTTAG TTACAAGTCCAAAGACGAGTTCTGTTTGGACGTGAGGCAAATCTTCAACAACTGTGAAGTGTTTAACGAGGACGATAGTCCTGTCGGAAAAGCGGGTCACTGTATGCGCCAGTTTTTCGAAGCCCGGTGGAACGAGCTCTGTATTTCTAACAGTTGA